Proteins from a single region of Cryptococcus neoformans var. neoformans JEC21 chromosome 6 sequence:
- a CDS encoding actin lateral binding protein, putative — MDKIKERFAILGQKIEAAEARAEAAESENKKLNQTLLERDQELASLQHKLQLAEEELEASESKVKELKAASDEGETHRTTGENLARKVQLLEEELDKAEKDLKETTEKLRQVDVKAEHFERQVQRLEQERDEWERKHGEAVEKYQQSKRELDEVVMQMESL, encoded by the exons ATG GACAAGATTAAGGAG CGATTCGCTATTCTCGGACAGAAGATTGAGGCCGCCGAGGCCAGGGCAGAAGCTGCAGAGTCTGAGAACAAGAAG CTCAATCAAACTCTCCTCGAACGTGATCAAGAGCTTGCCTCTCTTCAACATAAGCTTCAGCttgccgaagaagagctcgaaGCGTCCGAGTCCAAGGTCAAGGAGCTCAAGGCAGCTTCTGACGAGGGTGAGACCCACCGTACGACCGGGGAAAACTTGGCACGAAAGGTGCAGcttttggaagaggagttgGATAAGGCTGAGAAGGACTTGAAGGAGACCACAGAGAA GTTGCGACAGGTTGACGTCAAGGCTGAGCATTTCGAGCGTCAGGTTCAGCGGCTTGAGCAAGAAAGGGATGAGTGGGAAAGGAAGCATGGAGAGGCTGTGGAAAAGTACCAGCAGTCCAAGCGCGAGCTCGACGAGGTTGTCATGCAGATGGAGAGTTTG TAA
- a CDS encoding endoplasmic reticulum protein, putative: MRLSFALILVFLSFLTAVCAWTKEDYEIFDLVSDLEAAEGKGTTFYSHLNVDPGATTQQITKAYRKKSLELHPDKNIGVKDIEKRFARLGVIAQILRSPEQRERYNFFYKNGVPRWRGTGYYYNRFRPTLFHTLLFLILLTNLFHRLVLSLNYNKHLRRIAYFENAAKSAAGVLGPGGVSAQNEKIVLNTNVTQPGRRRKVKVPMVEGNESVGTLELIVSGNEVYLPHEGGALTPISSLARPPSFAQTWFPSLILSSARRLAANLPSNIQSSLPAVLRSLDEEMVVVESSSEEDGEEGSALDTPTQVRNTSRKALQKGRNSRSVSKDSPAVSELESDADFLERTSNGKKKKPGPGKASAMRKRKMALKK; encoded by the exons ATGAGGCTCTCCTTTgctctcatcctcgtcttcctaTCCTTTCTCACCGCAGTCTGCGC TTGGACAAAGGAGGATTATGAGATCTTTGACCTCGTGAGCGATTTGGAGGCTGCTGAGG GCAAAGGAACAACGTTTTACTCCCATCTCAACGTTGATCCCGGTGCCACTACCCAGCAAATTACCAAAGCCTATCGCAAAAAGTCACTTGAGCTTCATCCAGATAAAAACATTGGTGTGAAAGATATTGAAAAACGGTTTGCAAGGCTCGGGGTGATTGCGCAAATTTTGAGATCCCCTGAGCAGAGAGAAAGGTACAAT TTCTTCTATAAAAACGGTGTACCTCGGTGGAGAGGTACTGGATACTACTACAATCGCTTCCGACccactctcttccacaccctcctcttcctcattcttTTGACAAACCTCTTTCACCGTCTCGTTCTGTCCCTCAACTACAACAAACATCTTCGTCGCATCGCGTACTTTGAAAATGCGGCCAAATCCGCGGCTGGCGTGCTCGGACCCGGTGGAGTTAGCGCGCAAAACGAAAAGATTGTCCTGAATACCAATGTGACGCAGcctggaagaaggaggaaggttaAAGTTCCAATGGTGGAAGGGAACGAAAGTGTTGGGACCCTGGAACTTATAGTTAGTGGCAATGAAGTATATTTG CCCCATGAAGGCGGTGCACTCACCCCAATCTCGTCACTTGCTCGTCCTCCTTCGTTCGCCCAGACGTGGTTTCCTTCCCTCATTCTTTCATCAGCCAGACGTCTGGCCGCGAATCTACCATCCAACATCcaatcctctcttcctgctgTCCTTCGGTCGCTTGACGAAGAAATGGTGGTAGTCGAGAGCAgcagtgaagaagatggtgaagaaggctcCGCACTCGACACACCCACACAGGTCAGAAATACTTCTCGCAAAGCCTTGCAAAAGGGTAGGAATTCACGGAGCGTGTCGAAAGATTCTCCAGCTGTCTCAGAGCTGGAGAGTGACGCGGACTTCTTAGAGAGAACATCcaatggaaagaaaaagaaaccTGGGCCTGGTAAGGCTTCAGCGATGCGGAAGCGGAAAATGGCGCTCAAGAAATAG